The segment GGAGACCTTTCCCCCCTACCCGGCGGTGCTGGAATACCTGAAAATGGGGGGCACCAGGCTGACCCTGGGCAGCGACGCCCACCGGGTCCAGGACATAGGCCATGATTTCGGAACAGTGCTGTACGACATCCCCCAACTCAACCAGATAAAGCGCAAATGAAAATTGCTTTGACCATCGCCGGCTCCGACAGCGGGGCCGGGGCCGGGATCCAGGCCGATCTCAAGACCTTCGCCGCCTGCGGGGTCTACGGCATCAACGTCATCACCGCCCTGACCGCCCAAAACACCCAGGGCGTGTTCGGCATCTTTCCGGTCAAGCCCGAGTTCATCAGCCGGCAGCTGGAGGTTCTGCTTAAGGACATGGGCTGCCAGGCCGTCAAGACCGGGATGCTTTTCAACCGCCAGGTGATAGAGACCGTGGCCCACGACCTCCGCAAGCACAAGATGGGACCTCTGGTAGTGGACCCGGTGATGGTGGCCAAGGGCGGCCATTCGCTGCTGCAGCCCGAGGCCGAAGCGGCCCTGGTATCCTGCCTTTTCCCCCTGGCCTTTTTGGTGACCCCCAACCTGGACGAAGCCAAGCGGATATCCAAGATGAAGACCATCGCCAATCTGGACCAGATGAAGGAGGCGGCCTTCAAGATCTCGGTGCTTGGTCCGCGCCACGTGCTGATCAAGGGCGGGCATCTGCCGGGCAATGCCACCGATCTTTTGTTCGACGGCCACAAGTTCACCGTGCTGGAGGCCCCGCGCATCAACACCTCCAACACCCACGGCACAGGCTGCACTTATTCGGCGGCCATCACAGCCTTTCTGGCCAGGGGAGAGAAGATCGACAGCGCCGTGGCCCGGGCCAAGCGCTATGTGACCGGGGGGATAAAGAATTCCCTGTCCATCGGCCACGGCCACGGCCCTCTGGATCATTTCTGGGAGACCGAAATAAAATAATCCCGCCGTCCTCGTTATCAACTTTTCAGGTAAGCACGCCATGCACTCTCCTTCATTTTTAATGGCCTTCGTCCTGACCGCTTTGGCCGGCCTTTCCACCATGGTGGGCAGTTTTCTGGTGCTGTTCACCAAAAAAACCAGCACCAGGGTGCTGTCGGTCTCCCTGGGTTTTTCGGCCGGGGTGATGGTCTATGTCTCGTTCATGGAATTACTGCCCGAGGCCCGCTTAAGGCTGGTCTCCCATTTCGGCAACCTGGCCGGAAGCTGGTATGCGGTGGCCGCCTTCTTCGGCGGGGTGCTGCTGATCGGGATCATAGACAAGCTGGTGCCGGCCATAGAAAACCCCCACGAGACCCACGCCGCCAAGGAACTGAAAGACAAGAAGAACATAGACCTGCTGCGGATGGGAACCTTCACCGCTTTGGCCATCGCCATCCACAACTTCCCCGAGGGCATGGCCACGTTCACCGCCACGCTCAAGGACCCCACCCTGGGGCTGTTCATCGCCCTGGCCATCGCCATACACAACGTACCCGAGGGGATCGCCGTGGCGGTCCCCATCTATCACGCCACCGGCAGCAAGCGCAAGGCTCTTTGGTATTCATTCCTGTCGGCGGTGGCCGAGCCGCTGGGGGCGGTGGCGGCCTACCTGCTGTTCCATGAATTCCTGACCGATGCTGTCTTCGGGGTCCTTTTGGCGGCGGTGGCCGGGATCATGGTGTTCATCTCCTTCGACGAGCTTTTCCCCACCGCCCGGGAGTGCGGACAGCATCACCTGGCCATCTACGGGCTGCTGGCCGGCATGGCGGTGATGGCGGTGAGCATGCTGATGTTTGTGAGGTAGAAGAAGGTGGCTTCGATACAACCGCCAGAGGCGGTCACTCAGCCACCTTTCAGTTTGCGGCCAGGGGCTGAGTAGTCCGTAAGGGCGTATCGAATCCCCATGTTCAGGTAGTTTCAAAACCAGCGCACACTTTC is part of the candidate division TA06 bacterium genome and harbors:
- the thiD gene encoding bifunctional hydroxymethylpyrimidine kinase/phosphomethylpyrimidine kinase, producing the protein MKIALTIAGSDSGAGAGIQADLKTFAACGVYGINVITALTAQNTQGVFGIFPVKPEFISRQLEVLLKDMGCQAVKTGMLFNRQVIETVAHDLRKHKMGPLVVDPVMVAKGGHSLLQPEAEAALVSCLFPLAFLVTPNLDEAKRISKMKTIANLDQMKEAAFKISVLGPRHVLIKGGHLPGNATDLLFDGHKFTVLEAPRINTSNTHGTGCTYSAAITAFLARGEKIDSAVARAKRYVTGGIKNSLSIGHGHGPLDHFWETEIK
- the zupT gene encoding zinc transporter ZupT, encoding MHSPSFLMAFVLTALAGLSTMVGSFLVLFTKKTSTRVLSVSLGFSAGVMVYVSFMELLPEARLRLVSHFGNLAGSWYAVAAFFGGVLLIGIIDKLVPAIENPHETHAAKELKDKKNIDLLRMGTFTALAIAIHNFPEGMATFTATLKDPTLGLFIALAIAIHNVPEGIAVAVPIYHATGSKRKALWYSFLSAVAEPLGAVAAYLLFHEFLTDAVFGVLLAAVAGIMVFISFDELFPTARECGQHHLAIYGLLAGMAVMAVSMLMFVR